In Lactuca sativa cultivar Salinas chromosome 5, Lsat_Salinas_v11, whole genome shotgun sequence, the DNA window ACTTGAGGGAATTGTTATTATCTTTATGTCATGTTTATCTTATTCTAGATAGGCTTCTGATCCAATACGATATGCTAGTTTGTTACATTCTTTGTGGCTATTTATTTATCTTTTCTGATGTAACCTAAATGGACGATTTTGcatgaatgaaacaaaaacttaTCCTCAGTATAAGTTGactttctttattattattatcttaaaCTCATAGAAGAATGCGAAGGAAGAAAAAatataaagatatttaatttctcttttataTATTTCATCGTATCCTTTTaactatatattttattttataatttattcgTTTAATTTGAGAATGGAAAAAGACATCAGTTATTATCCATCTAATATCTTcatttaaaatcaaattttatgttcTTATTCTTTATAAGGGATGAGAGAGTCATTCCCTTCCAACCGACTGAACCCACCGTCACATCAGTTTTTGTTtctcttttttcttcaacttttctaacCCACAATACACAGAAATCTTATTTTTCTCAACTCATTCAACCCACTCAATTTAAAAAGAATACAAAACAACTAAGGCATACGTATTAAAACATATGGTATAAGAAAAAATGAGAGAAAGAAAGTAAAGAGAGGATGAAGTGGGTTAGTAAAACCAATTAAACAATCCGCTGAAGAGGAGTGGTATCGGAGgtaactctattgctaattaagattttactTTGCttgttttgtatatatttttttttaattgaatgggTTAAGTGGGTTAAAAAAATAGTGTTTTTGTGTGTTGTGGGTTAAGAAAGATGacaaaaaataaacaataaaaaataatgtGGGAGTGGCTTAAATGggtaccaatgttttaaaaactagtTTGAACTGGGAATCGGGGAAaggagcggttcaactatcaccggttttctATCGATTTTTTAACTGGATCAAACCGGTCGGTTTTTACAAAAATCTGATTGAACTGATAaattgaataaaaacacatggatATGAAACTGTTTGCATAATAAACGTTAGTATTTTTtcacatttattaaaaaaaatcttaataAAAACACAAgataaatgttatgaagttttttgatgtgtttatattcatctaggattttattttctttttaatgtaTGTGAATTGatgtaaaacttatggttataaattattttaatgtatttagattgatctagaacttgttttcatgtgtatTTTAATATTTGCACTTGTGGAcatcaaattatttatttttgtatgtatttatgtataaaaaaataaaaattataaaaactggTTTATTCAACGGCTGAACCGATTAAACTGAAAACTGTTCGCAATACCGATTCAGCTAaaaaaaccgatttttaaaaGATATGACTCCCTACTCCTAAAAAGATATATGGAAACTCAACGTGTGATGAAAATATACGTATCACGTGGATTGACCGGCCCTACCACTATGTCCTCATTTTCATCCATATCATATATCACCCGCTCCACTCCCCCATTCATCACAGATCTATCTGCCCATCGGCACCATTACCAACAAGGGAACCATGGCTCCTAAAGTCAACCGTTTGTTCTTCAATCTCCTCATCGTCTTCATCATCGCCGCCGTCGTCAGATCTGTAAGCTCCTATTCCTCTCTGCATtcattcaaaacatttaaaatcttATTAAGCTTTTTCGAATAATTGCAGTCTGATCCGGATTGTGTGTACACCATTTACGTCAGAACTGGATCGATACTTAAAGCCGGAACAGATTCCAACATGACGTTAACACTATACGACGCCGCCGGCTATGGCATCAGGATCAACAATCTAGAAGCTTGGGGGGGTTTGATGGGTCCTGGGTACAACTATTTCGAGAGGAGCAATCTGGACATTTTCAGTGGAAGAGGCCCTTGTTTGACCGGAGCACCGTGTGAGATGAACATCACCTCCGACGGCACCGGGGCTCATCATGGTTGGTATTGTAATTACATTGAGGTAACGACTACCGGAGCACACATCCCCTGCGCACAACAGACATTCACGGTTGAACAGTGGCTTGCTACCGACACGTCACCATACGAACTTACCGCCGTCAGAAATTACTGTGGATCCGACGGCGATGGTAGTTTATCCGCTCACCGGCGCCACGTAATCCGCGGTACTGCTTCATCACTGCTTTCTGTTGTGTGAGAGGCGATCGGGTGGCAAAAGTGATGTTTGAAGTTTGCAtcaaatggttttgattttggaGTGAAACCCATCGAgggtttgattttgttgttgaGATTGGAATCCCACAATAAACTCTTGGAGTCTCTTCATTCATAAATTAAGATTTTGTATGTGTGTATTTCTAGTAAACATCGCCTGTAATCTTATTATCAATTATCAATAGAAATAAAAGGTGtgatgttatttatttattttttttgttaattattttACGAATTTGTATTTCCTTAGATTTAATTATCATCGTACAACAAGTTTGATGACAAACGGGCAACAATCTGCGCCGTTAAGCCTTTTTGTATAGCAAAGTTCAATCTTTTAAAGAGTACATTTAGGGGATATACCATAATTGGTTGTCTTGAATTTTATGCTCATTTCTACGGGGCGTTTGGAATTGTTTATCTTTATCttacatatttatataattatataaaacattttagatatttcttgaaatttaagaggtatACCCTTTACAACATAACATACAACCTTATTAAGCTTTACATCTAACAATGTACCCTACGCTATCTCTAGATCTTGAAAGCACTAAACCCTAACCTCCTCTATACACATTCAATGCCCTCAAACCTACATCTCTTCTGTCTCTCTCCTTACGATCTCTAGTTTCTGGCAACCCTCCGGTATCACCACCCTCCTCACGTTGTCGCTACAACCTATAATAGGTCACCAGCCAACCTTTCCTCCATTAATCTTTTCTACCTCTGTTTATCTTCTAAAAACTACAATCGCACATGTGTTTCTACTCAGAAAAAATGTAATGAATATCCAACTTTTCAAACCCCAATCTAGCCAACGCCATCGCACCTCTCATCACTCacggactctctctctctctctctctctctctctctctctctctctctccccccccccttCTGTTTCTTTTATCTAAACCACAATTGCCACCTGatcaatgacaaaaaaaaaaaaaaagtttagatgTTGTACCTATGTCTTTTTTTTAAAGAGAGGATGTTGTACCTATGTCTCTGCTCAAGGAAATGGTAATGAAGATCGAACTTTTGAAACACTAATCCAGCTAACAACATCGCACCACTCATTAGTTTCcctcttctctttctctctctctctctctctctcgctctctctctctctctctctcgatggtgatgatgatgatgatgacgaaggAGAGGAATGGACTCCTGCGATGGTTGTTGTCGTCTTTTGGTAAATTATTCCCTTTTCTCCTAATTTCTGTCCCATTGTTGACATATAAAACCAAAAGCCCATTACTATCATCTACTGAAATCTTTCAATCCTGGTATGGTTTTTGGTAAAATAAACTTTCttcttttcaattttggttttcaATCAACAAGAATTGATCTAAAATTAAGATAATTATTATGCTTGTAATTTGTAAATGTAGTTTTGGGTACACTTGTTCTAAATTGCTTCTTGTTGTTGTTACTACCAAAGACATGTCATTTCCACGAAGGGGAAGGGTTTTTGTGTTTACATTTCTTCTTGATGCAGCCTATCCAACACAACAAAGTGATCCAACAAGTCCTGATGAATGACGAGAGTATTCCAACTTAATTAATCTCTCCAAGAACACATACTACTCGGTTCTGATTAATATAGACAAATTTCTCATAGTTCTTCAACTATTTTACTGCCTGCCAGAAGTGTTTTGGAGAGAGGCCCGATCTTATTCAACAAACGGTCATCAGTGATCGTCATTATGATCTTCACATAGTTGCTACCAATAATCAGATCGAGGTGGGTAGTTCAAGAATTTCTTCATGTTTTtactttgttttttgttttcccTTGTATGGATTTGTTCTATGACAACTTGTAATTTATTTCGTCACTAAAACCATTCCCGTTAAGTAAAACCGTTAAATTCAATCTGATACGTTAACTTTTGAGTTAAATTAAGTTAATCGCGACTTTTAATTCGGTTCCATAAGTGTCGGGATGAgttataaacattaaaatattttccatatttatttggaaaattattagTTTCATCCAAGTTGAGTTACAACAAAATTTATCGGGTACAACCAAAAGTCGCGTCTAACgttagtatcgggtagaattcctccgggccacaaactcaacccctatataagggattgagtgacatcattttgaggcttttactctctctctctaaaaactttctctcactacactctctctctagaactcgaaattGGCCCAAAGACCTCATTTCAAGCATCATTTGGTAAGGAATCCATCCTaaacttgttgtttaacttgtatAGTATGCAAATTCATGTTGGAATCACCCAAAACACatatgaacatgtgtttacggtttggggaccctcccaaaaccgtgaacacctcttatgagggttttgaagcctcaaaacccctccaaaacacttctagggcttagattcgacttagaaacttgcatgcatgagcttaggaccccaaaattGTATCATTTGATGTatggacatgagtttacagcccaagcatgttcttagaccgtaaaccctcattcatgggccataaactcatgtttaagtgtcaaaatgcccttaaacacctccaatgaacttccatgagtgcatagaaccttgtaACCCTTCAAAAAATGCACCAAAACATGCACAAATGGAACAAACTagagtttacagtccaagaacattcttagaccgtaaaatcatctccttagaccataaactctttcaatgggtgttaaagtgcccttaacaccttgtatggcttgtaTGTTggtctagaatcacatgtgattgacttaCAACTACCAAAAGCCGTGAATTATgtacaaacatgagtttacggttgtaaactcatgagtttaaggtagtaaactccccaagaacatctccttagaccgtaaactcattttccaaagccatttcaagtcccgaacacttcctaagccatgaaatcaaccctagaaccttcccgtgTGCATTGTATGACCATTTGGCACccaagaacccaccacccatgagCTTATGGCCGttaactcatggggatatggtcaatggACCGTAAAATCttcaaggagtttactcttgaagagtaaactccatactTAAACCCTAAACACCCTTAGATGCCACCTgaatcactcctaacacttgaattgaagtgtttttgcTCCTCAGAGTGTatattcttatctaattagtggtttgaagtctaattaaatatatttgtgtatcattccatattacataggaacctcgcgcgttatcaagccccgaactcaCGCTTAGCACTCAAACTGTCACGTTTTCTCGCCTGGTGACTTCAttcccctaccctttttcaatgtttttcactattttcagggggagaatacaagcaaagtacaaagaATACATGTACTTAAAACTTgtttttacatgtgttgtgttccatattacatatgcttttaacactgataatcataacagataaccgtttgaacttgcagaacacattaccgtattatttgtgaaaaacgttataaaatgttgtattttatattttcacaaatggttttccacattatatcagttaaaagcataacatttgaactttgaacatgaaacttagtacactgttttgtcctcggtaacactctacagagatatgcgagtggaggatcattgtttgtaatagtatctttctgtattattactagtaaatttgttattcctataaattggagacacatcctcgaagaacactccacagagatacgcgagtggaggaccgcacccgtaaccagaatctcttagatagggagcgtgacttgagtgtatagatctatacggggctgactaccccacacctggctgctagccacagccgaaccaaaaggttcaagggtgacgaaagtcataaggtgatgtggactacttattgccatatctagtctatcgtatggttatggaactcgcaatttggataacagagatttacttgatagtaataatgaataaagtatcTATTTTACttgtacatattagttttatatacatgttaaaactaatacatttcacaaggacaaCCAGATTTTCAGTATACAACTTTCACATTacagattggtaaccaactttcaggaaaatatgggattttcctggggtaacatttgtacataaccagatttGTGTAACAAACCGGATAACTAAACCTTACAATTCACATGAGTaaccatgttttcagtgtacatcttttacattacatttcagattagtaaccaacttttaagaaaatatgggattttcttggtgcgtaacttttcaaaaacataaaggaAAAAcaatacattttcagaaaacaaaaccgcttaagaactcaccagctttatgctgattttcaaattgcttgtattctcaggtccgcattagacaggtacccggtgattccttttggcgaagacggattgcgtagaagacacgtcttacttttgtctatatatatatatatatatatatatatatatatatatatatatatatatatatatatatatatatatatatatatatatatatatatatatatatatatatatcacacttgtaatactttttactttaaaacaaatgtaaaatatttatatgtaatgtaatggttttttacttcgcttactatgtacattggatttgatactcaacgtggagtccgccccttAAACGTTTCTGCCttgggttttggggtgtgacagattggtatcagagcccatgtttatagtgaactaagtataccaaaccttacatggtataaaactataaacactaaggggcctaagtgctctgaactaaaagtatactttaaaatataagtattttcaaaaagtatataagtatacctaacCATCGAGATCTGTAACTACAAgttgaacaaaacataagtaaatgggtgttgtatgctgcggttaaacctgggcagttatgtagtcgtgtctagggtcaatatagcctggccaactatattcattcgagacacggccaacatgtgcttgggagtgactatagtatgcgacatgcctaaaacttacccaatacccaaaaaaTGAGCCGTCGTCGtagtgaatcatgaaatactatgggagtatttctagtgCCAGCTTCGTTAGAGAAATCCTCATTCCAACGTTGCTCCTCTATCATtcttttagcgataatttatctgctttgataactcatacctgctttatcgcttaatagaattcaatatctgtcatatctcttgattcaattcagaggacttaccatcctctcatTCCTAatctttatagatcaagatgcctccaagaaaaagacccagttcaaagaacaacaatcctcctccgccaccacctcctcctcaatttgacccTGTGATGTTCTAGGCAGCTATTACTGctgcggtggcagctgctatgtcgcaaatgaaccccgatggttcaggaggtggtccccagcctcaAAACCAAaaagatagccagggacaccgaaaagagggttcctataaagatttcatgaacgcgaaacccacgtcctttgatggcactggaggtgtcatttccctcactaGATGGTTCAAGAAAATCGAATCTacctttgaaatctgtgcctgttcggaatctgacaaagtaaagttttgacttggtggaacggccgagtcaaatccttaactctacctgtagccaatgctatgggatgggaagaCATGAAAGAAGTTCTtctagctgagtactgccctcggggagAAATACAGAAGTCGAagcatgagctctggaacctggagatgaaaggttccgatatcgccgcctACACTTCtagattcaatgacctagcactacTCTGCCCGGGATTGGTTACCCCGGAGTGTAAAAAGATCGAGAGAtttatctgggggctgacccaaccGACCAAGGGAAATGTCTTATTTGTGAGGCCGGATACATATGACAGTGCCAAAAGCTTAGCCTAGACTCTGATTGACCACAGTGATGACCACGAGGAGGCAACCACTACTACTTAACcgaccaagaggagtggtgagaaaaggaagttttggaagaagaagaagggtcaatcttctcaaggatcctcaaagaaatagcagactgtagcagtccatgctgctactacccgtGTTGCAGCTACTTCTGCTGTGGGATACACAGCTCAAACACCCactagtaggtatgctggtaaccttccccagtgtgacaagtgcaaataccACCACAACCCTGGCCCCTGCCGTGAGCTGACATGTATaaactgtggtaaaaaggggcatacggtccgattctgcaaagcaccagcccaatccgcgaatcaatcttctggagcaggtgttggtcaagcctgctacaatTATGGAGAAGTCAGGCAttttcaagaggaactgccccaagaagacgACAGCTAATAACACtgggagagtcctagccatgggacaaGAGGAGGCAGTTGCtgatcccaccgttgtttcgggTATGTTCCTtttcgacaactcttatgctagtattcttttcgattcgggtgtcgaaagaagttttgttagtcattcgttcaaGCATAAACTTAAACCTAATCCCCAACCAataaccgaaacgtttaccgtcgagatggctaacggtgagaaagaaaacgctaacgatatcttcataggttgtactcttaccttgaacgaccattcttttcccattgaccttatgccagtctccataaagagctttgatgtcatcattggcatggatcgGTTGAGTCCTAATCatgttgatatcctttgttacgaaaaagccatccgtctcaacctcccCTCTAgtcagactctcatgatctatggcgataagcctagctccaatcttcgcatcatttcctgcatcaaagctcaaaagcttccgCGGAACGAGTGccaagcattcctagcccatgtaatcaatgaaaaacaggaagttaaagacctcacgagcatcctcgaagtctgtaactttcctgatgtctttcccaaaGAGCTACCGGGAATTCCTCctgaagcgaagaagatcacaaacaacacttgaggttagtgttggagactcttagatccgagaagttgtatgcgaagttttccaagtgtgaattctggattcggaaggtaactttcctcggttaTGTGGTAAGCAAGGAGGGTATtcacgtggatccttccaagatcaaagcaatagagaattggttggcaccaaagacacccacaaaaatccgtcaattcttgggtctcgccggctattatcggagattcattcaaaaattttccaaaatcgtcaaacctctaaccactctgacacagaaaggtgtacccttttgatggagtgaaaagcaagaaacagcGTTCTAGACAttaaagcaagccttgtgcagcgcgcctgttctgtccctacctgaagggacagaggacttcgttgtctattgtgatgcgtctaatcagggcttaggctgtgtgcttatgcaaagaggaaaagtaattgcttatgcctcgagacagctgaaggcacacgaggtcaactataccacgcacgacctggagttaggtgttgtagtctttgcactgaagatttggagacattatttctacggaaccaagtgtacgattttcactgaccataagagcctgcagcacatcttcgatcagaaagacttaaacatgaggcaacggcgatgggtagagctactcagtgactatgagtgtgaaatccgctaccatcccggcaaggccaatgtggtagtagATGCCCTTACCCGAAAGGAAAGTTCGAGCCGCAAAGTGAAGACGTTGATGATGACAATCCATTCCCATTTATCTATGCAAATCTGAGACGCCcaattagaagccctcaaacccgagaacgtgTCAAGAGAAgacttgaggggaatggataagaaacttaaGATCAGAGGTGATAGAGTCTACTGTgccatggaccgaatctggattccaaagttcggaggattcagggagattgtcatggaagaagcgcacaagactagatactctgttcacccaggttcggacaagatgtacttggatctcaagaaacaatattggtggccaaacatgaaagccgagatcgctacattcatgggcaagtgtctgacttgcgccaaagtgaaagtcgagtaccagaaaccctcgggtctgctccaacagcccgaaatacctgaatggaaatgggagatgattaccatggatttcatcaccaagttac includes these proteins:
- the LOC111883685 gene encoding PLAT domain-containing protein 3 — translated: MAPKVNRLFFNLLIVFIIAAVVRSSDPDCVYTIYVRTGSILKAGTDSNMTLTLYDAAGYGIRINNLEAWGGLMGPGYNYFERSNLDIFSGRGPCLTGAPCEMNITSDGTGAHHGWYCNYIEVTTTGAHIPCAQQTFTVEQWLATDTSPYELTAVRNYCGSDGDGSLSAHRRHVIRGTASSLLSVV